The proteins below come from a single Tachypleus tridentatus isolate NWPU-2018 chromosome 13, ASM421037v1, whole genome shotgun sequence genomic window:
- the LOC143239858 gene encoding cytochrome P450 3A24-like, which translates to MGIKEIENRYPYESVLYNLSKPVHEVEEERYNKYGNIYGKFEGTNPVLVMGDPDLVKLITIKDFHAFIDRRVFRVGKVYNSVSVNKANEVRARSVVIARKTEYGSVISIPKC; encoded by the exons atGGGAATAAAAGAGATCGAAAACAGATATCCATACGAAAGTGTTCTGTATAACTTAAGCAAG CCTGTTCATGAAGTAGAGGAAGAAAGATAcaataaatatggaaatatttatgG GAAATTCGAAGGAACAAACCCAGTGTTAGTGATGGGAGATCCAGACCTTGTAAAGTTGATTACGATCAAGGATTTTCATGCTTTCATCGATCGTCga GTATTCCGTGTCGGGAAAGTTTATAACTCTGTCTCTGTCAATAAGGCTAATGAAGTGAGAGCTAGGTCTGTGGTCATTGCCAGAAAGACAGAATACGGGTCCGTCATATCTATTCCCAAATGCTAA